A window from Candidatus Poribacteria bacterium encodes these proteins:
- a CDS encoding serine hydrolase codes for MTAKTFPKADWQIAPPSEVGIDTEKLNLAKVWLDSKFADDSYRIAIVRHGYLVAEWTHNIPSPEKHHIASANKSILSSMLGIAVDEGKIGSADDRAVDYYPELMDVPEGEGPKEGRWAFEANRGLTLRHLICNVSGYMKPGEAPGQVFNYQTNGMCVLSHCIEKAYGLYDVNRPEESPKISPLYKEKIADVIGADWEYRSRS; via the coding sequence AAAGCAGACTGGCAAATCGCTCCCCCTTCCGAGGTGGGGATAGATACTGAGAAATTGAATCTTGCCAAGGTATGGCTCGATTCAAAGTTTGCGGATGACAGTTACCGCATAGCGATTGTTCGGCACGGCTATCTGGTGGCGGAATGGACGCATAATATCCCAAGCCCAGAGAAGCATCATATCGCCTCTGCCAATAAGTCGATCCTGTCCAGTATGCTGGGCATAGCGGTTGACGAAGGTAAAATCGGGAGTGCCGACGATCGCGCTGTGGACTACTATCCTGAACTGATGGACGTGCCGGAGGGCGAAGGTCCCAAAGAGGGACGCTGGGCATTTGAGGCGAATCGTGGGTTGACGCTGCGACATCTGATCTGTAATGTGTCGGGATATATGAAACCGGGTGAAGCGCCGGGACAGGTGTTCAATTATCAGACCAACGGGATGTGTGTGCTTTCGCACTGCATCGAGAAAGCGTATGGGTTGTATGATGTCAATCGTCCAGAAGAATCGCCAAAGATCTCGCCGCTCTACAAGGAGAAGATCGCCGATGTGATTGGTGCGGATTGGGAGTATAGATCGAGATCCCA